In Amia ocellicauda isolate fAmiCal2 chromosome 7, fAmiCal2.hap1, whole genome shotgun sequence, the genomic window TCAATTTGTTGGGAAAAAAAGGCTCAGAAATGTAATCAAGCCCCTCACCATTAAGTTATCATTACACGAAGCAGGGCctagattaaattaaaatcttGAATCTCCCCTAAATGTACAAGCTCCAAATCCAGTTCTCCAAGCACCATCTTAATTTGCCAGAGGCTTTTGAATTTTACTTATTGGAAAGCTGCCATCAAGTATCGGGTTTTGAATTTTAAAGTTGGCAGGCAGGTCAATATATTGATTAAATCCAGACACAGGTATCTTGCGCGTACCCACACAGTGCAACTGTACAGCACAGACCcacataatacacacacacactcacacttcgTTTGGTTCTACAGTATCTGAAAAGCCATGTTGCAGCATTGAAGTTGAAATCATTTTTCATACTTTGCAGAGACTGTCCCCCCCCAAATGTAATTAGTGCCATTTGAGTGGCAGACAGAAAAATGACCTGTCAGACGTGTCAGAGTAAGTAAAATGGAGGAGTGCCAGCGACATGCGCCGAGTTTAACCTGGCAGTTAAAGTgcagttttatgtatttttcagcAGCTTCGACAACCATGTTGTTACttcaagaaaaggaaagaaagagagaggataaaAACACTGTTGACATCGCAGTTAAGCAGCTTACCTAATTCCCTCTCTGTCTTATTAATCAGTGTGTGATTAATGATCGTCTGACGGTCTCCTTGCGCAGGAATAAGcacttgttttctctctctcccattaGTAAGAACATTACTGTGCGAGTTCTGCCTTTAACCCCCAACACCAGTATTGCCTAAGCAGCATCCCAGGTTAAAAAAGTACTACGGTAAAATGTGTGAGCGATACTGTAATTACAATAAGAAAGTACCGTAGTATCAGTGCAGTATTAGAGTATTTACAACACGTTGATGTTTCAAACAAGCACTGTGTATTGTGTCAACATCCTGATTCAATGCCATTAAAAATATTCACCACAATATACTGTGCATTACCATAATTTACTATAGTATaccacagtttattttttcacctgGGATTTGACTAACCTTTCTCTACAGAGTGTTGCGAATCAGAGTTAAAATGTCTTCCTCTGTCTGCCCAAAATGGAAGGATGCCCCAAATCGTATGATAAGGGCGTGTGATGGGTTTAATGGCCCCCAGTGGAATTCAGCTTCTCCCTCTCGCCCCCCGCAGCCGCTCCAGCCTGAACGCCAGGACCCAGGACCTGAAGCTGAACTGCGACGACACCGACTTCACCGCCGCCATCATCAGCATCCCCACGCCGCCCGCCAACACCCCCGACGAGAGCCTGCCCCCGTCGCCCGCCATCCCCGGCATCCTGCGCAACTCACGCCAGGTGGGCAGCACGGCCAGCACCTACACCCAGGAGACGGTCAAGATCTCCTCCTTATAACCCCTGCGCCGGCGCTGCCTTTCACCCCCGCGGAGgggtcgagagagagagagagagagagagagagagagagagggagggagggagggagggattcCAGGAGGATTTACACTGGCTTACCGGAGAAAGTACACAAAATCCAATAATCGCCACCGGACAAGAATCACCCAAAACAGAGGAAGAAAAGACTTCTACTCTTCTGGTAACTGCTTTGATCCACCATCCCAACCAAGCCCACCGCAAAAagataaaacatttttacagGGTTTCATAAATGGCAAGGAAAGAAAACGCCATGTCACTGCACAGATACTGACGGGAGAGTCCGCATCTCAAGCTAAACGTTTGGATTTCAGTTCTGATCCACAGGGGTTTCTGGGGAGAGGACAAGCAgagaaaagcaacaacaaacaaacaaacaaaacaaccaagTCACCTCTGGAAGCATTTTATCCACAGAGACGCTCTGAGGCGATAATGGAGTTCGTATGAGAAAGgatttttacatcattttttaaaaatctCCACACAGAGGGACAGGACAGAGGCCGAGGGGAACCTGGTTTAGTGAGAATTTAAAAAGGTGGAACTTTTCTTAAGACTGaaagacgagagagagagagaggaagagggggacGTTTCGAAGAGAGTGTTTTATAGGTGGAAGAAATACTTGCTTCTGTCGGGGAAGAGAAAAATCACTTTTAAGATATGCAAACTAAGAACAAAACCCGAAGGGGGCCCAATGCCTTTTGAGTCCAGTCGGTTGAGGCAGGCGGGCggataaaacataatataaaaactggaaaaaaaaagaaaagaaaggaagagagatatatataaataaatatataaatctatataaATATTCAATTACAGAGAAAGATATGAATACTGTATTCCGCATTAGCTTTAGTCACACAAGgatcagaagaaaaaaagaccTAGTTTGAAGATCAGTAAACTAACATGTTTTGTATCACACTTCTCAATTTCACTTGCATCTTCCAAACTtccaaacaggaaaaaaaaaaagaaaaaaaagaagaatctGTCAGTGTGCTGACCAGCTTACTACTAAGAGTGCATGCTATTGTAGCTCAAGGAGGACGAGGTGGAAACGGCAGATGTTACCTGCTATCCCAGCCTCCTTTGCATGATAAGTAAatatttttcagttgttttcttgggggaggggcggggggtgtttttctttctgataACAGTGATgatgagaattaaaaaaatacaataattttaaaaatcctGCACCGGAACTGTACCATAGaagagattaaaaataaataaagataattgttaaaaagatataaaataaaagacagGCATGTTcctggagagggagggagactgacagCATGAATGAGAGTGAGCGCAGGTGAGTGTGAGCGATGTGGGGGGGTATGACATTAACTCATCACTAATATGCATGGATACCGTTATAggtattttaagtgtttttttcctccttgtTAAGAAAATCATTAATAAAGGGTTCAAGCAGTGGTACAAAACGATATTGTAGCCGAAGCGGAGTTTTGATTGAAAGTTTAACCCACccagacaaacaaaacaagacgaGACACAAACTCTGTGATTGGTGGCGGATTTTTTGTTGGCCGTTTCCCGACCGGAAATCTGGCGTCCGGCACCAAGTTTGTAACTGCAGTCGCCAAGTGCTggagaaaacatttatttccttCTCTGTCCATTCTCAGAATCTCCCACCAATTCTTGGGCACCCTCCTTAGCAAACGTTTTTAATTACCTGAGCTTCAGGTGTCAGGCAGTGAATGACTGAATGAGCTACCGCCCCGCCGCTTTCCCCGGCTCCCTGGCAGTTTAGTTCTGATCagctttttccttttctgtcactgCCTTTGCACAGGGAAACTAAGTAGATCACCTTGTGCTGTCAAGACCAAAAAACTGGAACACTTACATTGTGCCGCTGTGCTACAGGCTACTGTCACTCGGCACACCTCACATCTCTCGCCTCAGAGCCGGGGCTTTCTTAGTGCTTTCAGTTTTAACCAGAAATCCATGACACCGTGGAATAGGTATCTATGGGCTCTTGGGATCAGGTAGGGTAAGCAGACTCAACTCTCCTGAGCAGTGTGGTACAAAGAGCTAGCAAGATAATACAGAGGGGGAAAGAAATTatcatcatttcaaattgggtAGCAGATAAGTACATctgcatgttttctttttgattCTTTTAAATCTGTTTATTGTTGGCCCGTAGCACAGAGTGACAGAGTGATTTACAAACCTGGCAccggagaggagagagagagggtttgaCAGGACTGTGGAGCGAGTAttcaagagacagacagagagagctgCTGTAAGATGGTTTCCgagtatgttttattaaataccCCTAGTAGAATATTATGTCGATTTTTACACCACCTGCCCATTTCCAGTTCTGCGTCCTCTCAGGCTTGTTAATCGTGACGGAAGAGGATTACTTTCAGAGTctgttttttccatttacaatttagtttttttttaaataaggtaCTAATACCTTGACTGAAGCTGATTTATGAGTACAGTCCTGAAATTATTATCTGTCCCTCCCCACACTCCTCCAAACCAGCACTGTCACAGGCCCTCAGACTGGTATCCACTGTACATGGGCTCACCCTCCGACTGTGCATTTTTGTTGCTGCTTGGGAGATTCCTAATTGCCTCTGAAAAGCGCTGCCCCCTCCCGTGTCTTTCTAACAGGATTTCCTGCCAGTGCCGCAGTCGTAACTGCAGGTGTCCGCCTGGATTTTGAGCAGTGCCAGAACCTTTTGCTAATTCGATACTAATCGGCTGCTGAGACCACTCGCTTGAGTCTACCAGTCTCGTAGAAGCAAAGAAGCCCAACTGCACACCACGCACAGTAaacgcacacatgcacgcacatcTAGATTGTAAAGAGATCTATGTTTTGGATGGCGGGCAAAGGCCACTCATCAGAGTGTGGGTTGAGCCTTATAAACCAGAGCTCGCTTCTTTAATCAGGGACATGGCATTAGCCACCGTAACTGCGATTCCTCAGGGAGTTAATCCTCAGCTTATCGCACAACAGCGCCCCCTGTGGCGGTGTGTCTGTAGTGACCCTCCTCAGTCCTGCGTCCACTGGCGCATTTGCACTGTGGGCTGTGCGTTGTGAGCAGGTGATTCGCTCACATGTTTCTGGAGAAATGTGAATGCGCAGGACGTGCGTGTACGCTGTCGACATCTCTCCCAAGTATGGCTGCCAAGGTCCTAGTTGTCACACGGTGTCATTCGAATTAGGGACGGATTAACAAATTAACTCAAATAAAACCTGTAGGAAATGCCAGTAACAGTTCAAGGAAGAGGTGGTATGTT contains:
- the LOC136753643 gene encoding potassium voltage-gated channel subfamily D member 1-like, translated to MAESVGYRTSRSTSISSQQGLSTSCCPRRAKRRAIRLANSTVSVSRGSVQELDTLHAHKTSGGHQSRSSLNARTQDLKLNCDDTDFTAAIISIPTPPANTPDESLPPSPAIPGILRNSRQVGSTASTYTQETVKISSL